A window of Juglans regia cultivar Chandler chromosome 7, Walnut 2.0, whole genome shotgun sequence contains these coding sequences:
- the LOC108980071 gene encoding uncharacterized protein LOC108980071 isoform X2 gives MRARVLLSQCLPGLVSHDRGSQSSSSISERDVHLPSPAVEILPSKGRVSVADIIGFNGLEMIASKPDGNMKSWDNSIDLVNVLKHEIRDGLLSFRGKTVLELGCSYGLPGIFACLKGACTVHFQDLNAETIRCTTIPNVLANLEQARDKQSRQPEIPLTPSRQTLAPSVHFFAGDWEELPSVLSVVKSESFEVTPVMSLSFSEEDFMDGCSSVDGSIVGQESSSRRSRKLSGSRAWERACENDQGEGGYDVILMTDIPYSVMSLKKLYALMKKCVRPPYGVLYLATKRNYVGFNSGARHLRSLVDEEGIFGAHLVKEMADRDIWKFFLK, from the exons ATGCGTGCTCGGGTATTGCTTTCTCAGTGCTTGCCTGGGTTGGTGTCCCATGACCGTGGAAGTCAGAGCTCATCCTCCATTTCAGAGAGAGATGTGCATCTCCCTTCGCCTGCTGTTGAGATTCTCCCATCAAAG GGTAGAGTTAGTGTTGCTGATATCATTGGCTTCAATGGTTTGGAAATGATTGCTTCAAAACCTGATG GGAATATGAAATCTTGGGACAACTCTATTGATCTTGTTAATGTCCTTAAGCATGAGATTCGTGATGGACTATTGAGCTTTAGAGGCAAAACAGTACTTGAG CTTGGTTGCAGTTATGGACTCCCTGGGATTTTTGCCTGCTTGAAG GGTGCTTGCACAGTACACTTTCAAGACCTCAATGCAGAAACTATAAGATGCACAACCATACCTAATGTCCTTGCAAATCTTGAGCAAGCTCGGGACAAGCAGAGCCGACAGCCAGAGATTCCCCTCACTCCATCCAGACAAACTCTGGCTCCATCAGTTCACTTTTTTGCTGGGGACTGGGAAGAACTCCCCAGCGTCTTGTCTGTTGTGAAGAGTGAAAGCTTTGAAGTGACACCGGTAATGAGCTTGAGCTTCTCCGAGGAGGATTTCATGGATGGATGTAGCAGTGTAGATGGTAGCATCGTGGGGCAGGAATCCTCCTCGAGGCGATCAAGAAAGCTTTCCGGAAGTCGGGCATGGGAGAGGGCTTGTGAGAATGATCAGGGAGAGGGTGGATATGATGTTATTTTGATGACAGACATCCCATACTCAGTTATGTCTTTGAAGAAGCTATATGCACTCATGAAAAAG TGTGTGAGACCTCCATATGGAGTGTTGTACTTAGCCACAAAGAGGAATTATGTTGGCTTCAACAGTGGAGCACGGCACCTGAGAAGTCTTGTAGATGAAGAAGGCATTTTTGGAGCACATTTAGTCAAAGAGATGGCTGATAGAGATATTTGGAAATTCTTTCTCAAGTGA
- the LOC108980071 gene encoding uncharacterized protein LOC108980071 isoform X1 has protein sequence MRARVLLSQCLPGLVSHDRGSQSSSSISERDVHLPSPAVEILPSKTSHLYKYARENVDLQGLNVFKGRVSVADIIGFNGLEMIASKPDGNMKSWDNSIDLVNVLKHEIRDGLLSFRGKTVLELGCSYGLPGIFACLKGACTVHFQDLNAETIRCTTIPNVLANLEQARDKQSRQPEIPLTPSRQTLAPSVHFFAGDWEELPSVLSVVKSESFEVTPVMSLSFSEEDFMDGCSSVDGSIVGQESSSRRSRKLSGSRAWERACENDQGEGGYDVILMTDIPYSVMSLKKLYALMKKCVRPPYGVLYLATKRNYVGFNSGARHLRSLVDEEGIFGAHLVKEMADRDIWKFFLK, from the exons ATGCGTGCTCGGGTATTGCTTTCTCAGTGCTTGCCTGGGTTGGTGTCCCATGACCGTGGAAGTCAGAGCTCATCCTCCATTTCAGAGAGAGATGTGCATCTCCCTTCGCCTGCTGTTGAGATTCTCCCATCAAAG ACATCTCACCTGTACAAATATGCTAGGGAGAATGTAGACTTACAAGGGCTCAATGTATTCAAG GGTAGAGTTAGTGTTGCTGATATCATTGGCTTCAATGGTTTGGAAATGATTGCTTCAAAACCTGATG GGAATATGAAATCTTGGGACAACTCTATTGATCTTGTTAATGTCCTTAAGCATGAGATTCGTGATGGACTATTGAGCTTTAGAGGCAAAACAGTACTTGAG CTTGGTTGCAGTTATGGACTCCCTGGGATTTTTGCCTGCTTGAAG GGTGCTTGCACAGTACACTTTCAAGACCTCAATGCAGAAACTATAAGATGCACAACCATACCTAATGTCCTTGCAAATCTTGAGCAAGCTCGGGACAAGCAGAGCCGACAGCCAGAGATTCCCCTCACTCCATCCAGACAAACTCTGGCTCCATCAGTTCACTTTTTTGCTGGGGACTGGGAAGAACTCCCCAGCGTCTTGTCTGTTGTGAAGAGTGAAAGCTTTGAAGTGACACCGGTAATGAGCTTGAGCTTCTCCGAGGAGGATTTCATGGATGGATGTAGCAGTGTAGATGGTAGCATCGTGGGGCAGGAATCCTCCTCGAGGCGATCAAGAAAGCTTTCCGGAAGTCGGGCATGGGAGAGGGCTTGTGAGAATGATCAGGGAGAGGGTGGATATGATGTTATTTTGATGACAGACATCCCATACTCAGTTATGTCTTTGAAGAAGCTATATGCACTCATGAAAAAG TGTGTGAGACCTCCATATGGAGTGTTGTACTTAGCCACAAAGAGGAATTATGTTGGCTTCAACAGTGGAGCACGGCACCTGAGAAGTCTTGTAGATGAAGAAGGCATTTTTGGAGCACATTTAGTCAAAGAGATGGCTGATAGAGATATTTGGAAATTCTTTCTCAAGTGA